One Cervus elaphus chromosome 28, mCerEla1.1, whole genome shotgun sequence DNA segment encodes these proteins:
- the FHL5 gene encoding four and a half LIM domains protein 5, protein MTTARFYCQYCMASLVGKKYVLKDDNPYCVSCYDHIFSNYCEECKEPIESGSKDLCYKGRHWHEGCFNCTKCSHSLVEKPFAAKDERLLCSECYSNECSSKCFHCKKTIMPGSRKMEFKGNYWHETCFVCEHCRQPIGTKPLISKESGNYCVPCFEKEFAHYCSFCKKVITSGGITFHDQPWHKECFLCSGCRKELCEEEFMSKDDYPFCLDCYNHLYAKKCAACTKPITGLRGAKFICFQDRQWHSECFNCGKCSVSLVGEGFLTHNKEIFCRKCGSGVDTDI, encoded by the exons ATGACAACTGCTCGATTTTATTGCCAATACTGCATGGCATCACTTGTTGGGAAGAAGTATGTACTAAAGGATGACAATCCATACTGTGTTTCTTGTTACGATCATATCTTTTCTAACTATTGTGAGGAGTGCAAAGAACCAATTGAATCGGGTTCCAAG GATCTTTGTTACAAAGGCCGTCACTGGCATGAGGGATGCTTTAATTGCACCAAATGCAGTCACTCTTTGGTGGAAAAGCCTTTTGCTGCCAAGGATGAGCGCCTGCTCTGCTCCGAGTGCTATTCTAACGAGTGCTCTTCCAAGTGCTTTCACTGCAAGAAGACCATCATGCCTG GTTCCCGCAAAATGGAATTTAAGGGTAACTACTGGCATGAAACCTGCTTTGTGTGTGAGCATTGCCGACAGCCAATAGGAACGAAACCTTTGATTTCCAAAGAGAGTGGCAATTACTGCGTGCCGTGTTTTGAGAAGGAGTTTGCTCACTACTGCAGCTTTTGTAAGAAG GTGATAACTTCAGGTGGGATAACGTTCCATGACCAGCCATGGCATAAGGAGTGTTTTCTGTGCAGCGGCTgtaggaaagagctctgtgaggAAGAGTTCATGTCCAAGGATGACTATCCATTCTGTCTGGACTGCTACAACCATCTTTACGCCAAAAAGTGTGCCGCCTGCACCAAGCCTATTACTG GTCTCAGAGGTGCCAAGTTTATCTGCTTTCAAGACCGCCAGTGGCACAGTGAATGCTTTAACTGTGGGAAGTGTTCGGTCTCCTTGGTGGGGGAAGGCTTCCTGACTCACAACAAGGAAATCTTCTGCCGCAAATGTGGCTCTGGGGTGGACACTGACATCTAG